In Pelorhabdus rhamnosifermentans, one genomic interval encodes:
- a CDS encoding aspartate ammonia-lyase has protein sequence MRIEHDFLGEMEVPEDVYYGVQTLRAVENFPITGQKLCSEFIIALATVKKAAALANMKTGRLAPLYGTAIVEAATEIMNGMRHEQFLVDPIQGGAGTSMNMNANEIIANRALEILGHNKGDYAFLSPNNHVNMAQSTNDVIPTAIRIATIAKAKKLVQELKLTIDAFNVKANEFEHVVKMGRTHLQDAVPITLGQEFAAYAAALARSVRRIENVIKELLTINMGATAVGTGLNAEPEYILQVVKELSKLTGETFSTCTNLVDGTQNTDILAEFSGTLKVGALALSKICNDLRLMASGPRCGLNEIHLEPRQPGSSIMPGKVNPVMPEVVNQVCFQVIGNDTAIGLAVEAGQFELNVMEPVMAYNLFNSLTMLTQVLHVFRTTCVCSIQANEDRCTSLVDNSIGIVTALAPYLGYEQSAQVAKEALETGCPVREIILEKGLLTQEDLAVILSTEEMTHPGIAGSSIIKAAV, from the coding sequence ATGCGAATTGAACATGATTTTTTAGGGGAAATGGAAGTTCCTGAAGATGTATATTATGGCGTACAGACTTTGCGGGCCGTAGAGAACTTTCCTATAACTGGACAAAAGTTATGTAGTGAATTTATTATTGCTTTAGCGACTGTAAAAAAAGCAGCTGCTTTGGCTAATATGAAAACGGGTCGCTTGGCCCCGCTTTATGGTACGGCGATTGTGGAAGCTGCTACGGAGATTATGAATGGCATGCGGCATGAACAGTTTTTAGTTGATCCTATTCAAGGCGGTGCGGGCACTTCCATGAATATGAATGCGAATGAGATTATTGCCAATCGTGCATTAGAAATTTTAGGCCATAATAAAGGTGATTATGCTTTTCTGTCTCCGAATAATCATGTAAATATGGCTCAATCAACAAATGATGTCATTCCTACGGCTATTCGTATTGCTACAATAGCGAAAGCTAAAAAACTTGTTCAGGAATTAAAATTAACGATTGATGCTTTTAATGTCAAGGCCAATGAATTTGAACATGTTGTGAAAATGGGGCGAACTCATTTACAAGATGCTGTACCGATTACTCTGGGACAAGAATTTGCTGCCTATGCAGCAGCACTTGCACGTTCTGTTCGACGCATTGAAAATGTTATCAAAGAACTTTTGACTATTAATATGGGAGCTACTGCTGTTGGAACTGGACTGAATGCCGAGCCAGAATACATCTTACAGGTTGTTAAGGAGCTTTCAAAATTGACAGGAGAAACTTTTTCTACGTGTACCAATCTTGTGGATGGCACACAAAACACGGATATTTTGGCTGAATTTTCTGGCACCTTAAAAGTTGGCGCCCTTGCGCTCTCAAAGATTTGTAATGATTTACGGTTGATGGCTTCAGGACCTCGTTGTGGGTTAAATGAAATTCATTTAGAGCCTCGCCAACCTGGTTCGTCTATTATGCCTGGCAAGGTCAATCCTGTCATGCCTGAAGTTGTCAATCAGGTGTGTTTTCAAGTAATTGGTAATGATACGGCTATTGGTTTGGCTGTTGAAGCAGGGCAATTTGAACTCAATGTTATGGAGCCAGTTATGGCCTATAATCTATTTAATTCATTAACGATGCTGACGCAAGTTTTACATGTTTTCCGTACAACTTGTGTTTGTTCTATTCAGGCTAATGAAGATCGCTGTACTTCTTTAGTTGATAATAGTATTGGTATTGTTACTGCATTAGCGCCGTATTTAGGTTATGAGCAGTCTGCTCAGGTTGCCAAAGAAGCATTGGAGACAGGATGTCCTGTACGTGAAATTATTTTGGAAAAAGGGTTGTTAACTCAAGAAGATTTGGCTGTTATTCTATCTACTGAAGAAATGACACATCCTGGTATTGCTGGAAGTTCGATTATTAAAGCGGCAGTCTAG